A section of the Pedobacter sp. HDW13 genome encodes:
- a CDS encoding metallophosphoesterase produces the protein MKKIGLISDTHGFLDDAVFRHFESVDEIWHAGDFGPDVAAPLAAFKPLRGVFGNIDDATIRNEFPEKNRFSCERVDVWMTHIGGYPGRYSSLVKTEIYTNPPKLFITGHSHILKVMFDEKLKCLHINPGAAGKHGWHKVRTLIRFCITDENIHTLEVIELSGR, from the coding sequence ATGAAAAAAATAGGGTTAATTTCAGATACTCATGGTTTTTTAGATGATGCGGTTTTTAGGCACTTTGAAAGTGTAGATGAGATTTGGCATGCCGGCGATTTTGGTCCGGATGTAGCTGCGCCTTTGGCCGCTTTTAAACCTTTACGCGGTGTATTCGGAAATATAGATGATGCGACGATTAGAAATGAATTCCCTGAGAAAAATCGATTTAGCTGCGAAAGGGTAGATGTATGGATGACACATATCGGCGGATATCCGGGAAGATACTCGTCTTTGGTAAAGACTGAAATATACACTAACCCTCCAAAATTATTTATCACAGGACACTCGCATATTTTGAAAGTGATGTTCGATGAAAAGCTAAAATGTTTGCATATAAACCCCGGAGCAGCGGGAAAACACGGTTGGCACAAAGTGAGAACCCTGATCCGTTTTTGCATTACTGACGAAAATATTCATACCTTAGAGGTTATAGAATTATCGGGTAGGTAA
- the fbp gene encoding class 1 fructose-bisphosphatase, translating into MVCGVKTLGQFIIEKQADFPYAKGELSRLLRDIGIAAKIVNREINKAGLVDILGDMGTTNIQGEEQKKLDVYADEQFIAALTSGGECCIVATEEEDEIIHIDSPVSQNAKYIVCIDPLDGSSNTDVNVAVGTIFSIYRRKSVEGRASLADVLQKGTEQVAAGYVIYGSSTMLVYTTGKGVNGFTLDPSIGEFCLSHPQMKIPETGYMYSVNEGNYVHFPDGVKKYIKYCQVEDEATKRPYTSRYIGSMVGDIHRNLIKGGIYIYPTTARSPKGKLRLLYECNPMAFIIEQAGGKASTGFDRILDIQPTELHQRVPVFIGSKNMVDKAEEMMFLYTAKSISLETKVENTLQDLGVVGGID; encoded by the coding sequence ATGGTTTGTGGCGTTAAAACACTAGGACAATTTATTATAGAGAAACAGGCAGATTTTCCCTATGCCAAAGGTGAACTTTCGAGGCTGCTGCGGGATATTGGTATTGCTGCAAAAATCGTTAACCGCGAAATTAACAAGGCGGGTTTGGTTGATATCCTGGGGGATATGGGCACAACCAATATTCAGGGTGAAGAGCAAAAGAAACTGGATGTTTATGCTGATGAACAGTTTATTGCTGCTTTAACGAGCGGGGGTGAATGTTGTATTGTAGCTACTGAGGAGGAGGATGAAATTATCCATATTGACTCTCCGGTTTCGCAAAATGCAAAATACATCGTGTGCATCGATCCGTTAGATGGTTCATCTAATACTGATGTGAATGTTGCTGTGGGTACTATTTTTTCGATTTACAGGAGAAAATCGGTAGAAGGCAGGGCCAGCTTAGCAGATGTGCTTCAAAAAGGTACTGAGCAGGTTGCTGCGGGTTATGTTATCTATGGTTCATCGACCATGCTCGTGTACACTACGGGTAAGGGAGTTAATGGTTTTACGCTCGATCCATCAATCGGTGAGTTCTGTCTTTCGCATCCTCAAATGAAAATACCCGAAACGGGTTATATGTATTCGGTAAACGAAGGTAACTATGTGCATTTTCCGGATGGGGTTAAAAAATACATCAAATATTGCCAGGTAGAAGATGAGGCTACCAAACGCCCTTACACCTCGCGTTATATTGGCTCAATGGTGGGCGATATTCACCGCAATTTAATCAAGGGCGGTATTTATATCTATCCTACCACTGCGCGCTCACCTAAAGGAAAACTGCGTTTATTATACGAGTGTAACCCTATGGCATTTATTATTGAACAGGCAGGAGGGAAGGCCAGCACAGGTTTCGACCGGATATTGGACATTCAGCCAACTGAATTGCACCAACGGGTACCTGTATTTATCGGGTCGAAAAATATGGTTGATAAAGCGGAAGAAATGATGTTTTTATATACTGCCAAATCAATTTCGCTTGAAACAAAGGTAGAAAATACCCTACAGGATCTGGGAGTGGTAGGTGGAATTGATTAG
- the rnhA gene encoding ribonuclease HI: protein MIEIYTDGAASGNPGPGGWGTILRAGQHYKELSGGFRMTTNNRMELLAVIKGLEALKSLNQQITVFSDSKYVVDAVEKKWVFGWVTKNFKDKKNKDLWIRFLELYKLHKVKFVWIKGHNDHPENERCDRLAVFASQDKQNLAIDTVFEVERAKGS, encoded by the coding sequence ATGATCGAAATTTACACAGACGGAGCAGCAAGCGGAAACCCCGGACCCGGTGGCTGGGGTACTATTTTAAGGGCTGGGCAACATTATAAAGAGTTAAGCGGCGGTTTCAGGATGACCACCAATAACCGAATGGAACTCCTTGCCGTAATCAAGGGTCTGGAAGCGCTTAAAAGCTTAAACCAGCAGATTACGGTTTTCTCCGATTCTAAATATGTGGTAGATGCGGTAGAAAAAAAATGGGTATTTGGCTGGGTAACCAAAAATTTCAAAGACAAGAAAAACAAAGACCTCTGGATTCGCTTTCTCGAACTTTATAAACTTCATAAAGTGAAATTCGTGTGGATTAAAGGTCACAACGACCACCCAGAGAATGAGCGTTGCGACCGTTTAGCGGTTTTTGCTTCACAAGACAAGCAAAATCTTGCTATCGACACCGTATTTGAAGTAGAAAGAGCTAAGGGTAGCTAA
- a CDS encoding metallophosphoesterase family protein gives MNKIILKISLVALFCIGYKSSSAQPFQPTSIPDRIILTWSADPATTQSVTWRTDSTVNQAYGQVLVESSSPKLEKPESSEFTATTSVLKGKEYASAHYHSITFTGLQPDKVYTYRVGDGKNWSEWFQFKTAPAQDKPFSFIYLGDAQNDIRSKWSRVIRRAFATHGDASFIVHAGDLINRSNNDNEWGEWHFGGGFINGMIPSIPSSGNHEYFRDEEKTLTLDPHWRAQYTLPENGPDGLKESVYYVDYANVRIISLNSQMIVLDSNSLKIQAKWLEDVLKNNPKKWTMITYHHPIYSTAKGRDNKEFRAAFKPLFDKYHVDLLMQGHDHTYSRGQNLPTGTSGKVGGPMYVVSVAGPKMYKIDVEPKWMDVFAEDTQLFQIISVNGDELNYTAYKASGEVFDSFKLVKKLKNKAAVFTDTRAKNSLKKTK, from the coding sequence ATGAATAAAATTATCTTGAAGATAAGTCTTGTAGCGCTGTTTTGTATTGGCTATAAAAGCAGCTCTGCACAACCATTCCAGCCTACTTCAATCCCCGATCGGATTATTTTAACCTGGTCAGCAGATCCAGCCACTACACAATCGGTTACCTGGAGAACAGACTCTACAGTAAACCAGGCTTATGGACAAGTTCTGGTAGAAAGTAGCTCACCGAAACTGGAAAAACCAGAATCGAGCGAGTTTACAGCAACGACCTCGGTATTAAAGGGCAAAGAATATGCATCTGCCCACTACCACAGCATAACATTTACAGGCCTGCAGCCCGATAAAGTTTACACTTACCGGGTTGGCGATGGCAAAAACTGGAGCGAATGGTTTCAATTCAAAACTGCTCCTGCTCAGGATAAACCTTTTTCTTTCATTTACCTGGGTGATGCGCAAAATGACATCAGATCGAAATGGTCGAGGGTAATCAGAAGAGCCTTTGCTACGCATGGTGATGCCAGCTTTATTGTGCACGCCGGGGATCTGATTAATCGTTCTAATAACGACAACGAATGGGGAGAATGGCATTTTGGTGGCGGTTTTATCAATGGCATGATTCCAAGTATTCCATCTTCAGGTAACCACGAATATTTTCGGGATGAGGAGAAAACATTAACCCTCGATCCTCACTGGCGCGCACAGTATACTTTACCTGAAAATGGCCCGGATGGATTAAAGGAATCCGTTTATTATGTAGATTATGCTAACGTAAGAATCATTTCACTAAACTCTCAAATGATTGTCTTAGACTCAAATTCCCTTAAAATTCAGGCGAAATGGCTAGAAGATGTGCTTAAAAACAACCCGAAAAAATGGACAATGATTACCTACCACCACCCTATTTACTCTACCGCAAAAGGTCGCGACAATAAGGAATTCAGAGCAGCATTTAAACCACTTTTTGACAAATACCACGTTGATTTACTGATGCAGGGACACGACCACACTTACAGTCGCGGTCAAAATCTACCAACAGGTACATCCGGGAAGGTAGGTGGCCCAATGTATGTAGTATCGGTAGCTGGGCCAAAAATGTATAAAATAGATGTGGAACCAAAATGGATGGACGTATTTGCAGAAGATACTCAACTATTCCAGATTATCTCTGTAAATGGTGATGAACTGAATTATACGGCTTACAAAGCATCAGGTGAAGTTTTCGACAGTTTTAAATTAGTAAAGAAATTGAAAAACAAGGCTGCAGTTTTCACAGATACCAGAGCAAAAAATAGCTTAAAAAAAACAAAATAG
- a CDS encoding TonB-dependent receptor produces the protein MKNFNGANRLMKIIMRISLIYAITSILFINLLHATVANGQTGLDTKISLNLKNVPLKEVLKQIEQKTGVGFVYTNLENTNKKVSVNDFAKTARMILTPLLQQNQLMMIEESGLIIIKNKPASIKQAKPGSIIGYVKDKENNKTLPYATIILKGANRKFITDVNGYFIIENVPVGKVILLVNYIGYNTSEYMVDVEDGKITNVDFKISGLNNDMKGITVNGIRRGEAVALSNMRNADNIKYVLSEEQIERFPDATVGEAMQRVPGIAMDYSYGLPRNIIIRGLDQSMGSVTLNGNRLPSTSTSSREIDLNGILSSTVEAIEVNKTLTPDMDADGTSGSVNIISKTPKPGQQQLQLKGSFGHNFLVGKQNIDGSVTYGKRQNKWAYLFGVNYSKSFRGEDRVQKDYGTYKVNGTDRILLSNLELEGTDLRRENLGLQGELDFFPTEKSQIYLRGSFNKFYELQTRGTKSYSIGNYADINTVSGVSIGSSGTPRNYNRDLTTVSLGYKTEFNNWKANVDFTYSTGLYDQPLYFDGYFTNTGLAATLDVSNPRAPQFNFGNIDPDNAANYTTNYYTNRHQIAHDKDGQASANIERSFDLSEKNKLLIKFGGRYKYKEDDHTRSYYQYTLKTGRLSLSNFLGNYERKEYFDGNYNLSGAISDGYLMEAYYQNNKSLFVDNTTYIRQNTDPDSYSGNESLTTAYGMGKLTLNKLDIITGLRYERTGFSYDGNIVNFDNTGNYVSTNKVNTKSAFEGFFPSLNLKYALNTRTNFRAAVTRSLSRPGYYGLVPWQEVEPRRKRMKIGNPYLDQATSTNVDLLFEHYLKSLGLISGGVFYKNIENYIYESIYTQVGGDFNGYQVTQTVNGANAHVYGYEIAWQQQLTFLPGFLNGFGIYGNFTQIQSKFRVPGLVSERTVRLPSMRPKVGNASLSYEKYGFSGRISLNFYDTFISELADVEANDLMEKGRIQLDFSASQKISKSFSIFMGISNINNAQIILDYGDGRPNDHKYYSSWANLGFKYTPFH, from the coding sequence ATGAAAAATTTTAATGGGGCTAACCGCCTTATGAAAATAATTATGCGAATAAGCCTGATTTATGCCATTACTTCTATCTTGTTTATCAACCTTTTGCATGCAACAGTTGCAAACGGACAAACAGGCTTAGACACTAAAATTAGTTTGAACCTTAAAAACGTTCCGCTAAAAGAAGTATTGAAACAAATTGAACAAAAAACCGGAGTTGGTTTCGTTTACACCAACCTAGAAAATACGAACAAAAAAGTTTCTGTTAACGATTTCGCTAAAACAGCGAGGATGATTTTAACACCACTTCTACAACAAAATCAATTGATGATGATCGAAGAAAGCGGATTGATTATCATCAAAAATAAACCTGCATCTATTAAACAAGCTAAACCAGGCTCCATTATTGGTTATGTTAAAGACAAGGAAAACAACAAAACCCTTCCCTATGCAACGATAATTTTAAAGGGAGCCAATCGTAAATTCATTACTGATGTTAATGGCTATTTCATTATAGAAAATGTTCCGGTTGGTAAAGTAATACTTCTAGTAAACTATATTGGTTACAACACAAGCGAGTACATGGTTGATGTCGAAGATGGCAAAATTACCAATGTCGATTTTAAGATTTCGGGTTTAAATAACGACATGAAAGGCATTACCGTTAATGGTATAAGACGCGGTGAGGCCGTAGCATTAAGCAACATGCGCAACGCCGATAATATCAAATATGTACTTTCTGAAGAGCAGATTGAGCGTTTCCCTGATGCTACAGTTGGCGAAGCCATGCAACGTGTACCCGGTATTGCGATGGATTACAGCTATGGACTTCCAAGAAATATCATTATCAGAGGTTTAGACCAATCAATGGGATCGGTAACTTTAAACGGGAACAGACTTCCTTCTACCTCCACCAGTTCGCGTGAAATTGATTTGAACGGAATTTTATCTTCGACTGTAGAGGCCATTGAGGTAAATAAAACGCTAACACCGGATATGGATGCCGATGGTACCTCAGGCTCAGTTAATATCATTTCTAAGACGCCAAAACCGGGGCAACAGCAATTGCAGCTTAAAGGCTCATTCGGACATAACTTTTTAGTTGGTAAGCAAAATATTGATGGATCTGTTACTTATGGAAAACGCCAGAACAAATGGGCCTATTTGTTCGGCGTAAACTACAGCAAAAGTTTCAGGGGCGAAGACCGGGTTCAAAAAGACTATGGCACTTATAAAGTTAATGGTACAGACAGGATATTGCTTTCTAACCTGGAACTGGAAGGAACTGATTTGAGACGCGAAAATTTAGGCTTGCAGGGCGAACTTGATTTCTTCCCTACAGAGAAAAGCCAGATTTATTTAAGAGGTTCATTCAATAAGTTTTATGAACTTCAAACCAGAGGAACAAAAAGTTACAGCATTGGAAACTACGCAGATATTAACACCGTATCCGGCGTAAGTATTGGTTCTAGTGGAACACCAAGAAACTACAATCGCGATCTGACAACCGTTTCATTGGGCTACAAAACAGAGTTCAATAACTGGAAAGCAAATGTAGATTTCACCTATTCAACCGGATTATACGATCAACCACTCTACTTTGATGGTTATTTCACTAACACAGGCTTAGCTGCAACACTGGATGTTTCTAATCCTCGCGCGCCACAATTCAACTTTGGGAACATAGATCCTGATAATGCAGCAAACTATACTACAAATTACTATACCAACCGCCATCAGATTGCACACGATAAAGATGGACAGGCATCAGCCAATATTGAACGTAGTTTTGATTTGAGTGAGAAAAATAAGTTGCTGATTAAATTTGGTGGTCGCTATAAGTATAAAGAAGATGATCACACCCGAAGTTATTATCAATACACTTTGAAAACCGGCCGGTTATCCCTATCAAACTTTTTAGGCAATTACGAACGTAAAGAATATTTTGATGGAAACTATAATTTATCAGGCGCTATTTCTGATGGATATTTAATGGAAGCTTATTACCAAAATAACAAATCTCTTTTTGTTGATAACACGACTTACATCCGCCAGAATACCGATCCGGATTCTTACAGTGGAAACGAATCATTAACGACCGCTTATGGAATGGGTAAGCTTACTTTAAACAAACTGGATATTATTACCGGTTTAAGGTACGAGCGTACTGGTTTTAGCTATGATGGAAATATTGTAAACTTTGATAATACAGGTAATTACGTAAGCACCAATAAGGTAAATACAAAATCTGCATTTGAAGGTTTCTTCCCCAGTTTAAACCTAAAATATGCCTTAAATACGCGCACCAATTTCAGGGCTGCAGTTACCAGATCACTCTCTCGTCCGGGTTATTACGGTTTAGTGCCCTGGCAGGAAGTTGAGCCAAGACGTAAGCGCATGAAAATCGGAAATCCATATTTAGATCAGGCTACGTCCACAAATGTTGATTTGTTATTTGAGCATTATTTAAAATCTTTAGGATTAATTTCTGGTGGCGTATTCTACAAAAACATCGAAAATTATATTTACGAAAGTATTTACACTCAAGTTGGCGGCGATTTTAATGGCTACCAGGTTACACAAACCGTAAATGGTGCAAATGCACATGTTTACGGCTACGAAATTGCCTGGCAACAGCAGCTTACCTTTTTACCGGGTTTCTTAAACGGATTCGGTATTTATGGTAATTTCACCCAAATCCAATCTAAATTTAGAGTTCCGGGCTTAGTTAGCGAACGTACAGTAAGATTGCCTTCTATGCGTCCAAAAGTCGGTAATGCTTCACTTTCCTACGAAAAATACGGATTCTCTGGTCGTATTTCCTTAAATTTTTACGACACTTTCATTTCTGAACTTGCAGATGTAGAAGCTAATGATTTAATGGAAAAAGGCCGTATTCAGCTGGATTTTTCTGCCTCGCAAAAAATCAGCAAAAGTTTCTCTATTTTCATGGGGATCAGTAACATCAACAATGCTCAAATTATTTTAGATTATGGCGACGGAAGGCCAAATGACCATAAATATTACTCATCATGGGCTAATCTAGGTTTCAAATACACCCCTTTTCACTAA
- a CDS encoding FecR family protein: MKEEIWNNIIKRLSGTETRSSKEELDLWLAENTENVKKYHQSEMLWKLTGKLKPEETVEIPDLKAGLKLNHTRPKLNVYWRYGIAAACVAALLVFGINFINSKNTNTPTEWTTQTAGYGKMLSVTLPDSSTVMLNYGSSISYQKGFAKTDTRLVQLSGEAFFDIRHHNKWPFVVESGKIKTVVYGTSFNVRAYKNEGHIQVAVKSGKVGVLTNEHKAKPIFLLPNNSLTFDTLASTFSKARIIINPADSWKNGSLIFEQTPIQEVLATLSRRFAIKFDTSAYPHTSCKLTARFEHKDLPAILKTIQTVMNIKINQIDQTIYLKGGNTCKEN; encoded by the coding sequence ATGAAAGAAGAAATTTGGAACAATATTATTAAGCGGCTTAGCGGTACAGAAACCAGGTCTTCGAAAGAAGAACTGGACTTATGGCTTGCAGAAAATACCGAAAATGTAAAAAAATATCATCAGAGCGAAATGCTTTGGAAACTTACAGGAAAGTTAAAACCAGAAGAAACAGTTGAAATTCCTGATCTGAAAGCTGGTTTGAAATTAAACCACACACGTCCAAAATTAAATGTTTACTGGCGATATGGGATTGCGGCTGCCTGTGTAGCTGCATTACTGGTTTTTGGAATCAATTTCATAAACAGCAAGAACACCAACACACCAACCGAATGGACAACCCAAACTGCCGGTTACGGAAAAATGTTATCGGTAACGCTACCTGATAGTTCAACAGTGATGTTAAATTACGGAAGTAGCATCAGCTATCAAAAAGGTTTTGCAAAAACGGATACCCGATTGGTTCAACTCTCTGGTGAAGCTTTCTTTGATATCAGGCATCACAATAAATGGCCTTTTGTAGTAGAGAGTGGCAAAATAAAAACGGTAGTTTATGGTACCAGCTTTAATGTAAGGGCTTATAAGAATGAAGGTCATATTCAGGTTGCAGTGAAATCGGGTAAAGTAGGTGTTTTAACAAATGAGCATAAAGCTAAACCCATTTTCTTATTGCCTAACAACAGTTTAACTTTTGATACTCTTGCCAGTACTTTTTCGAAAGCACGCATCATTATAAATCCGGCCGATAGCTGGAAAAACGGTTCGCTCATTTTTGAACAAACCCCAATTCAAGAAGTTCTGGCTACCTTATCAAGAAGGTTTGCTATCAAATTTGACACCTCTGCTTATCCGCATACATCGTGTAAACTAACTGCCAGATTTGAGCATAAAGATTTACCTGCAATATTAAAAACAATACAAACCGTGATGAACATTAAGATAAACCAAATTGATCAAACTATTTATCTAAAAGGAGGAAACACATGTAAGGAAAACTAA
- a CDS encoding sigma-70 family RNA polymerase sigma factor, which yields MKRFTKIEQEKVLAQGYSNVELLYKRWASILKNYANYFLNDDDISSSIVNDIFMKLWNNDNEIENIKAYLFRSVKNASLNYLTSLSKKAVSYFDTNELTILSDLFQQNEFIAEESDQLIYLQKLILRLPEKRQLVFRMHRIEGFNYSEIAELLQISPRTVEDHLAKSMKFIHENCQHFFNQSLTEA from the coding sequence TTGAAAAGGTTTACCAAAATTGAACAGGAGAAAGTTTTAGCGCAAGGCTACAGCAACGTAGAATTGCTTTATAAAAGATGGGCATCTATACTAAAAAACTATGCTAATTATTTCTTAAACGATGATGATATTTCATCCAGTATAGTGAATGATATATTCATGAAACTCTGGAATAATGATAATGAAATCGAAAACATTAAAGCTTACCTTTTTAGGTCTGTTAAAAATGCCTCTCTAAATTATCTAACGAGTCTGAGTAAAAAAGCGGTAAGCTATTTTGACACAAATGAACTCACTATACTTTCCGATTTATTTCAACAAAATGAATTTATAGCGGAAGAATCAGATCAATTAATTTATCTGCAGAAATTAATATTAAGACTTCCGGAAAAAAGGCAGCTCGTTTTCCGCATGCACCGGATTGAAGGCTTCAATTATAGCGAGATAGCAGAATTACTTCAAATATCGCCCCGAACGGTAGAAGATCATCTTGCAAAAAGCATGAAGTTTATTCACGAAAACTGCCAACATTTCTTTAATCAATCCTTAACAGAAGCTTAA
- a CDS encoding RNA polymerase sigma-70 factor, with protein MFNKINDLSDALLLEKYKNGSSAAFDILFKRYYSMLYRYALKNIKDAFVAEELVMDVMLGLWKKQGNILIETNLSPYLYRAVKNALYNHYRKKILVTVELDEQFDAEIVTSRPADDALVYAQLEEIYREKLAELSPARRKVFQMSREENKTYAEIASDMNLSVNTVENYMVAALSFFRKQIKEHADFTLILFLAPYIALFFPS; from the coding sequence ATGTTTAATAAAATAAATGATTTATCGGATGCATTACTATTGGAAAAGTATAAAAACGGAAGTTCTGCTGCCTTTGACATTCTTTTTAAAAGGTATTATTCAATGCTTTACCGCTACGCCTTAAAAAATATAAAGGATGCTTTTGTTGCCGAAGAACTGGTGATGGATGTAATGCTTGGCCTGTGGAAAAAGCAAGGTAATATTTTAATCGAAACGAATCTTAGCCCGTACCTTTACCGTGCTGTTAAAAATGCACTGTATAACCATTACAGAAAAAAAATACTGGTCACTGTTGAACTCGATGAGCAATTTGATGCTGAGATTGTAACCTCAAGGCCGGCAGATGATGCCTTGGTATATGCGCAGCTCGAAGAAATTTACCGCGAAAAACTGGCCGAATTAAGCCCTGCCCGCAGAAAGGTATTTCAGATGAGCCGCGAAGAAAATAAAACCTATGCCGAAATTGCCAGCGACATGAATCTTTCGGTAAATACAGTCGAGAATTATATGGTTGCGGCACTCAGCTTTTTCCGTAAGCAAATAAAAGAACATGCCGATTTTACCCTTATCCTGTTTTTAGCGCCATATATAGCCTTGTTTTTTCCTTCCTAA
- a CDS encoding FecR family protein produces MDYITEKKNLIRKYINGECTAEETAEIKLLLSRDDLSILFDEVMDEIATPTVGVQHEPDVEQALAKFHKKQSAGNTEDSEVNMVTFPSKNIKLRRYLSYAAAVLLVIGSVSLLIPRLKKPKQSAELVYQHFENPNGKRSKILLPDSSVVYLGSGSTLSFPSKFAANVRAITLNGEAFFEVTKNPKRPFIIHTDNVVTRVLGTSFKVDAFSNQPVSVLVSTGKVRVDREVNKILQPIAVLLPGQSVVWNGKTAQAELGTIPVSDILAWKTGKLIFRKTKLADIAAILQRTYNVAIQINSPAIAERQIRVNLTTDIPLSKLIRILSVAGNFNYKINQNHVNIF; encoded by the coding sequence ATGGATTATATAACAGAAAAAAAGAACCTCATCAGAAAGTACATCAATGGCGAATGTACGGCGGAAGAAACCGCTGAGATAAAATTGCTGCTATCAAGAGATGATCTTTCTATACTTTTTGATGAAGTGATGGATGAAATCGCTACACCAACTGTTGGTGTGCAACATGAACCCGATGTGGAACAGGCACTGGCAAAATTCCACAAAAAACAATCAGCCGGAAATACTGAAGATAGCGAGGTCAATATGGTAACCTTTCCATCAAAAAATATAAAACTTCGCAGGTATTTATCCTATGCAGCTGCGGTGTTACTTGTTATAGGTTCCGTTTCACTTTTGATACCAAGGTTAAAAAAGCCAAAGCAAAGTGCTGAGCTCGTGTACCAGCATTTCGAAAACCCGAACGGTAAACGTTCAAAGATTCTTTTGCCGGATAGCTCTGTCGTGTATCTGGGCTCAGGAAGTACACTTTCTTTTCCCTCAAAATTTGCAGCAAATGTGCGCGCCATCACTTTAAATGGTGAGGCCTTTTTTGAAGTTACCAAAAATCCGAAAAGGCCATTTATCATTCACACGGATAATGTAGTAACCAGGGTTTTGGGCACTTCTTTTAAAGTTGACGCCTTTTCAAACCAGCCGGTAAGTGTTCTGGTGAGTACAGGAAAGGTGAGGGTAGATCGCGAAGTAAACAAGATACTACAACCCATCGCGGTGCTATTGCCCGGGCAAAGTGTAGTGTGGAATGGAAAAACCGCACAAGCAGAGCTGGGTACTATACCTGTTAGCGATATTCTGGCCTGGAAAACCGGAAAACTGATTTTTAGAAAAACGAAACTGGCCGATATAGCAGCCATTTTACAAAGAACATACAATGTTGCTATCCAGATTAACAGTCCGGCAATTGCAGAAAGGCAGATCAGGGTGAATTTAACTACAGATATCCCGTTGAGCAAGCTGATCAGGATACTCAGCGTTGCAGGCAATTTTAACTATAAAATCAATCAAAATCATGTTAATATTTTTTAG